A single window of Senegalia massiliensis DNA harbors:
- a CDS encoding putative ABC transporter permease produces MIIKFFIYGFLGLLVEIFFTGIHSFISSDYTLMGHTYIWMIFIYGWGALLEKIHDLIRDKNFILRGGIWVVLILSIEFITGILLKKLIGICPWDYTGSSPYQVMGVIRLDYIPYWFVLGLIFERIHDFLDAFIFRLKMTPD; encoded by the coding sequence ATGATAATAAAATTTTTTATATATGGATTTTTAGGATTATTAGTAGAAATTTTTTTTACAGGTATTCATTCATTTATATCTAGTGACTATACTCTCATGGGTCATACTTATATTTGGATGATTTTTATATATGGTTGGGGAGCTCTGCTAGAAAAAATACATGATTTAATAAGAGATAAAAATTTTATTTTAAGAGGAGGTATATGGGTAGTTTTAATATTATCTATAGAATTTATAACTGGAATCTTGCTGAAAAAACTAATAGGTATATGCCCATGGGATTATACAGGAAGTTCACCTTATCAAGTTATGGGAGTAATAAGACTTGATTATATACCATATTGGTTTGTGTTAGGTTTAATTTTTGAAAGAATACATGATTTTTTAGATGCTTTTATATTTCGACTTAAAATGACTCCAGATTAA
- a CDS encoding dihydrofolate reductase family protein — translation MKLKRIKFPKESIKLNRIFSINNYPLNKSTHEYIEEIYGDFDIPSIDKLPYLYGSLIMTLDGKIGFEDQTKSNEISKGNFLDPNGGLADLWVLNLLRTYSDGIIFGSKTLEVETNITGHIYDEKLEDIRMERLNEDKKIPWNIIVSRSGKMNLNHKIIKEEDIPTIILTTKEGYKYISQKIKNQIEEIDINNYNDKLKNNKKIKVLYEENTNEFNIYNMLKKLKEVGLDKILVESPGFISVLLKEKLLNEMFINYSGLYSGGNLILNKNPYSKNDYPGVDILSIHIHQNNFLYMRQKLIYKKM, via the coding sequence GTGAAACTTAAAAGAATAAAATTTCCAAAAGAAAGCATAAAATTAAACAGAATATTTTCAATAAATAATTATCCATTAAATAAAAGTACTCATGAATATATAGAAGAAATATATGGTGATTTTGATATTCCTTCTATAGATAAATTACCATATTTATATGGAAGTTTAATTATGACATTAGATGGTAAGATAGGTTTTGAAGATCAAACTAAAAGTAATGAAATTTCTAAAGGAAATTTTTTAGATCCAAATGGAGGATTAGCTGATTTATGGGTATTAAATTTACTTAGAACTTATAGTGATGGTATTATTTTTGGAAGTAAAACTTTAGAAGTTGAAACAAATATAACAGGTCATATATATGATGAAAAATTAGAAGATATAAGAATGGAAAGGTTAAATGAAGATAAAAAAATACCTTGGAATATAATAGTAAGTAGAAGTGGTAAAATGAATCTAAACCATAAGATAATAAAAGAAGAAGATATTCCTACAATTATATTAACTACAAAAGAAGGATATAAATATATTTCACAAAAAATAAAAAATCAAATAGAAGAAATTGACATTAATAATTATAATGATAAATTAAAAAACAATAAAAAAATCAAAGTATTATATGAAGAAAATACTAATGAATTTAATATTTATAATATGTTAAAAAAATTAAAAGAGGTAGGATTAGATAAAATATTAGTAGAATCACCTGGATTTATTTCAGTATTATTAAAAGAAAAACTATTAAATGAAATGTTTATAAATTATTCTGGTCTATATTCTGGAGGAAATTTAATTTTAAATAAAAATCCATACTCTAAAAATGATTATCCAGGAGTTGATATTCTATCTATACATATACATCAAAATAATTTCTTATATATGAGGCAAAAATTAATTTATAAAAAAATGTAG
- a CDS encoding YifB family Mg chelatase-like AAA ATPase, producing MLSKTKTCVLQGLNGNIVEVETDLSNGMPSFNIVGLPDASIKESKDRVRTAINNSGFKFPLSRITINLSPANTKKEGSQMDLAIASGILKCMGIINEDDLSNTCFIGELALDGEITKIDGALPMVISLISLGIKKAIIPFDNKEECGVVKGIDIIPIKNLKQLVNYLNELENIKPWKTTKINDRKKEKIFYDFKDIKGQETLKRAMEVAAAGGHNILIIGPPGSGKTMIAKRLPTILPKMSFKEALEVTKIYSIAGLEKCIGLIDKRPFRSPHHTISRVSLVGGGRIPSPGEVSLAHYGVLFLDELPEFGKSVLEVLRQPMEDNVVTISRVNGTYTYPSNFMLVASMNPCPCGYYGDPLHECSCNPRDIDRYLKKISGPLLDRIDIHIEVSPVKFDDLRERSISSESSDEILKRVNKCRNKQIERYSEQDIYSNSELEGRNINKYCQINKDAQDILKTAFDKLGFSARGYNKILKVARTIADLENTEKIESTHILEAIQYRSMDRKYFSI from the coding sequence ATGCTATCAAAAACAAAAACATGTGTACTTCAAGGATTAAATGGAAATATTGTAGAAGTTGAAACAGATTTATCAAATGGAATGCCAAGTTTTAATATTGTAGGATTACCAGATGCATCTATAAAAGAATCTAAAGATAGAGTAAGAACTGCTATAAATAATAGTGGGTTTAAGTTTCCTCTAAGTAGAATTACAATAAATTTATCCCCTGCAAATACAAAAAAAGAAGGTTCACAAATGGATTTAGCTATAGCTTCAGGAATATTAAAATGCATGGGTATTATAAATGAAGATGATTTATCTAATACATGTTTTATTGGTGAATTAGCATTAGATGGAGAAATAACTAAAATTGATGGAGCTTTACCAATGGTTATTTCGCTTATTTCTCTTGGAATAAAAAAGGCAATTATACCATTTGATAATAAAGAAGAATGTGGTGTGGTAAAAGGTATAGATATAATACCTATTAAAAACTTAAAACAATTAGTTAATTATTTAAATGAATTAGAAAACATTAAACCTTGGAAAACTACTAAAATAAATGATAGAAAAAAAGAAAAAATATTTTATGACTTTAAAGATATTAAAGGACAAGAAACATTAAAAAGAGCTATGGAGGTTGCAGCTGCAGGAGGACATAATATATTAATTATTGGCCCTCCTGGATCTGGAAAGACAATGATTGCCAAAAGACTTCCAACAATTTTACCTAAAATGTCTTTTAAAGAAGCACTAGAAGTGACTAAAATTTATAGCATAGCAGGTTTAGAAAAGTGTATTGGACTTATAGATAAAAGACCATTTAGATCTCCTCATCATACTATATCAAGAGTTTCCTTAGTGGGTGGGGGAAGAATACCTTCACCAGGGGAAGTTTCTTTAGCACATTATGGTGTATTATTTTTAGACGAACTACCTGAATTTGGAAAATCTGTATTAGAAGTATTGCGTCAGCCTATGGAAGATAATGTAGTGACAATATCTAGAGTGAATGGCACTTATACATATCCATCAAATTTCATGCTTGTTGCAAGTATGAATCCCTGTCCTTGTGGCTACTATGGTGATCCTTTACATGAATGTAGTTGTAATCCACGTGATATAGATAGATACTTAAAAAAAATTAGTGGACCTTTACTGGATAGAATAGATATACATATAGAAGTTAGTCCTGTAAAATTTGATGATTTAAGAGAAAGAAGTATTAGTTCTGAATCCTCTGATGAAATTTTAAAAAGGGTAAATAAATGTAGAAACAAACAAATAGAAAGATACTCAGAACAAGATATTTATTCTAATTCAGAACTTGAAGGAAGAAATATAAATAAATATTGTCAAATCAACAAAGATGCACAAGATATATTGAAAACAGCATTTGATAAATTAGGTTTTAGTGCTAGAGGATATAATAAAATATTGAAAGTTGCTAGGACTATTGCAGATTTAGAAAATACTGAAAAAATTGAAAGTACACATATACTTGAGGCTATTCAATATAGAAGTATGGATAGAAAATATTTTTCAATTTAA
- the dprA gene encoding DNA-processing protein DprA: MTNRDILIWLNSISGIGNKTINKLYNYFENLTDLWNLSNNDIMKLSFLKSNVKNNIIKFKNSIYYDDIINKANNNNIKIITILDNEYPLKLKNIYDPPNVLYCKGNIKLLNKLSIAVVGSRKATYYGKWVAEKLSKELCEYSICIVSGMALGIDAIAHKAAIDKNGSTIAVLGSGVDKAYPKTNTMLYDNICEKGLVISEFPIGMKPVAGNFPLRNRIISGLSSGILVIEAKETSGSLITAYHALDQGKDVFAVPGNINSIYSKGTNLLIKDGAKIITCVEDILEEIIEINSISKSKKVNYDNLSDKEITVLKSVENGPIHSDMIAYNTEINIIELTSILTILEMKNKIKALPGKIFTVVN, translated from the coding sequence ATGACTAATAGAGATATATTAATATGGCTTAATAGTATCAGTGGTATAGGAAATAAAACTATAAATAAACTATATAATTATTTTGAAAACTTGACAGATTTATGGAACTTAAGTAATAATGATATAATGAAATTAAGTTTTTTAAAGAGTAATGTTAAAAATAATATAATTAAATTTAAAAATTCAATTTATTATGATGATATTATTAATAAAGCTAATAATAATAATATAAAAATTATAACAATATTAGATAATGAATATCCATTAAAATTGAAGAATATTTATGATCCACCAAATGTATTATATTGTAAGGGAAATATTAAATTATTAAATAAGCTTTCTATAGCAGTAGTTGGCTCTAGAAAAGCTACGTATTACGGAAAATGGGTTGCAGAAAAGTTATCAAAGGAACTTTGTGAATATAGTATTTGTATAGTAAGTGGTATGGCTCTTGGTATTGATGCAATAGCTCATAAAGCTGCTATTGATAAAAATGGTAGTACAATAGCAGTATTAGGTTCTGGAGTAGATAAAGCATATCCTAAAACAAATACTATGCTATATGATAATATTTGTGAAAAAGGTCTTGTAATATCAGAATTTCCCATAGGAATGAAACCAGTTGCAGGAAATTTTCCACTTAGAAATAGAATAATAAGTGGATTGTCTAGTGGAATATTAGTAATAGAAGCAAAGGAGACAAGTGGTTCATTAATAACAGCTTATCATGCATTAGATCAAGGTAAAGATGTTTTTGCAGTTCCTGGAAATATAAATAGCATATATAGTAAAGGAACAAATCTTTTAATAAAAGATGGTGCAAAAATAATTACATGTGTAGAAGATATTTTGGAAGAAATAATTGAAATTAATTCTATATCCAAATCTAAAAAAGTGAATTATGATAATTTAAGTGACAAAGAAATAACAGTTTTGAAGTCTGTAGAAAATGGACCTATTCATTCTGATATGATAGCATATAATACTGAGATAAATATAATAGAACTTACAAGTATACTTACAATACTAGAGATGAAAAATAAAATAAAGGCTTTACCAGGTAAAATATTTACAGTAGTTAATTAA
- the topA gene encoding type I DNA topoisomerase yields the protein MGKTLVIVESPAKAKTIGKFLGRKYKIKASVGHVIDLPKSKLGIDIENDFEPRYITIRGKGPILSELKKEAKKADKVYLATDPDREGEAISWHLAKALKLDDKEKNRIEFNEITKNTIKNAIKNPRSIDMDLVDAQQARRVLDRLVGYKISPLLWKKVRKGLSAGRVQSVATKLIVDREREIDKFKPEEYWSIEFILLKDKKEFESSLNGKVIDGKLEKIKISNKEESEVIINEISNSSLIVENVKKGKKKRKPYPSYTTSSLQQDASNRLGFSTKKTMKLAQDLYQGIDIKGEGTVGLVTYIRTDSTRISSEARNKVGSYILNSFGDKYLSKNKNSKGKKNIQDAHEAIRPTDVFKTPEKIKDSLSKDQYKLYNLIWQRFVASQMSSAVYDTLTIDIKASDYRLRTSGSQISFDGFMKVYPIKSKDKNINIPDMKAGDILDIKDVLPKQHFTQPPARFTEASLVKTMEELGIGRPATYSPTISTILSRGYVLIENKSFKPTELGFIVTDLLIEYFKNIINEEFTAEMENKLDKVEEGKIIWKNVISDFYDDFKGVLKIAEDEIEEIDMDEETDIECEKCGRNMVIKHGRYGRFLACPGYPDCKNTKPILNKLNIDCPKCEDGEIIERKSKKGRKFYGCTNYPECDFVSWDMPINEKCPECDNILTKKTTKKGTTIKCIECDYKKTQKNK from the coding sequence TTGGGAAAGACATTAGTGATAGTTGAGTCGCCTGCAAAGGCTAAAACTATAGGAAAATTTTTAGGAAGAAAATATAAAATTAAAGCATCGGTAGGTCACGTTATTGATTTGCCAAAAAGTAAATTGGGAATAGATATTGAAAATGATTTTGAACCAAGATATATAACGATAAGGGGAAAAGGACCTATACTTAGTGAACTAAAAAAAGAGGCTAAAAAGGCAGATAAAGTATATCTTGCTACTGACCCTGATAGAGAAGGGGAAGCTATCTCTTGGCATTTAGCTAAAGCACTTAAATTAGATGACAAGGAAAAGAATAGAATTGAGTTTAATGAAATAACTAAAAACACAATAAAAAATGCAATTAAAAATCCTAGAAGTATTGATATGGATTTAGTAGATGCACAACAAGCTAGAAGAGTTTTAGATAGATTAGTTGGTTATAAAATTAGCCCTTTACTTTGGAAAAAAGTAAGAAAAGGGCTAAGTGCAGGTAGAGTTCAGTCTGTTGCTACTAAGTTAATAGTGGACAGAGAAAGAGAAATTGATAAATTTAAACCGGAAGAATATTGGAGCATTGAATTTATATTACTTAAAGATAAAAAAGAGTTTGAATCATCATTAAATGGAAAAGTAATAGATGGCAAGTTAGAAAAAATTAAAATTTCTAATAAAGAAGAATCTGAAGTTATAATTAATGAAATTTCTAACTCAAGTTTGATAGTAGAGAATGTTAAAAAAGGTAAAAAGAAAAGAAAACCATATCCTTCTTATACTACTAGTAGTCTTCAACAAGATGCATCTAATCGTTTAGGTTTTTCTACTAAGAAAACAATGAAGTTAGCACAAGATTTATATCAGGGTATTGATATAAAAGGAGAAGGAACTGTAGGACTTGTGACATATATAAGAACAGATTCTACTAGGATATCTAGTGAAGCTAGAAACAAAGTTGGAAGCTATATATTAAATAGTTTTGGAGATAAGTATTTATCTAAAAATAAAAATTCTAAAGGTAAAAAAAATATACAAGATGCACATGAAGCAATAAGACCAACAGATGTATTTAAGACTCCTGAAAAAATAAAAGATTCTTTAAGTAAAGATCAATACAAGTTATATAATTTGATATGGCAAAGATTTGTAGCTAGTCAAATGTCAAGTGCAGTATATGACACTTTAACTATAGATATAAAGGCTTCTGACTATAGACTAAGGACTAGTGGTTCTCAAATAAGTTTTGATGGATTTATGAAAGTATATCCTATAAAAAGTAAAGATAAAAATATTAATATACCTGATATGAAAGCAGGAGACATATTAGATATAAAAGATGTTTTGCCAAAACAACATTTTACTCAGCCTCCTGCTAGGTTTACAGAAGCTAGTTTAGTTAAAACTATGGAAGAATTAGGAATAGGAAGACCAGCTACTTATTCACCAACTATAAGCACTATATTAAGTAGAGGATATGTTTTAATTGAAAACAAATCTTTTAAACCTACTGAATTAGGATTTATCGTAACTGATTTATTAATAGAGTATTTTAAAAATATAATAAATGAAGAATTTACAGCAGAAATGGAAAATAAGTTAGATAAAGTTGAAGAAGGTAAAATTATTTGGAAAAATGTAATTTCAGATTTTTATGATGATTTTAAAGGTGTATTGAAAATAGCAGAAGATGAAATAGAAGAAATTGATATGGATGAAGAAACTGATATTGAATGTGAAAAATGTGGAAGAAATATGGTGATTAAGCATGGTAGATATGGAAGATTTCTTGCTTGTCCTGGTTACCCAGACTGTAAAAATACGAAACCAATACTTAATAAATTAAATATTGATTGTCCTAAATGTGAAGATGGTGAAATTATAGAAAGAAAATCTAAAAAAGGAAGAAAATTTTATGGATGTACTAATTATCCTGAATGTGATTTTGTTTCTTGGGATATGCCAATAAATGAAAAATGTCCTGAATGTGATAATATTCTTACTAAAAAGACAACTAAAAAAGGAACTACTATAAAATGTATAGAATGTGATTACAAGAAAACCCAAAAAAATAAATAG
- the hslV gene encoding HslVU peptidase proteolytic subunit, whose protein sequence is MLRATTIIAVRKDGKLAFAGDGQVTMGDKTIMKSTAKKIRKLYNDNVIVGFAGSVADAITLSDKLEEKLQQFNGNLTRAAVDLAQEWRGDKVLRKLEAMLIAGDSENLLVISGGGEVIEPDQGLVAIGSGGNYAFAAGKALMENTDLNSKEIAYKSIKIASQICVFTNDNIITEEF, encoded by the coding sequence ATGTTAAGAGCTACTACAATTATAGCTGTAAGAAAAGATGGTAAATTAGCATTTGCAGGTGATGGTCAGGTAACGATGGGTGATAAGACTATAATGAAAAGTACTGCAAAGAAAATAAGAAAATTATATAATGATAATGTAATAGTTGGATTTGCAGGCTCAGTAGCAGATGCTATAACATTGTCTGATAAACTAGAAGAAAAACTTCAACAATTTAATGGGAATTTGACTAGAGCTGCTGTTGACCTAGCACAAGAATGGCGTGGAGATAAGGTTTTGAGAAAATTAGAAGCCATGCTGATAGCAGGTGATAGTGAAAATCTTTTGGTTATATCTGGTGGTGGAGAGGTTATAGAACCAGACCAAGGTTTAGTTGCAATAGGGTCAGGGGGAAATTATGCATTTGCTGCTGGTAAAGCTTTAATGGAGAACACTGACCTTAATTCAAAAGAAATAGCTTATAAATCTATAAAAATAGCTTCACAAATTTGTGTATTTACTAATGATAATATTATAACAGAAGAGTTTTAG
- the hslU gene encoding ATP-dependent protease ATPase subunit HslU: MNEYTPIEIVEKLDNYIIGQKKAKRSVAVALRNRYRRNKLNDEFKEEVKPKNIIMEGPTGVGKTEIARRLARLVNAPFVKVEATKFTEVGYVGRDVESMVRDLVETSIRLVKNEKISEVYNKAEELAEKRILKILINGPEKKKEKNQNPFEAFFGSTNNEEDNDVDRKDDIGDRKTIKNKLKNKELEDKYVEILVEETHSQPIGMMGAMGMDDMNMNDIFSGILPKKKKNRKVTIKEARKILANEEAQKMIDIDDINSIAIEKAENSGIIFIDEIDKIAARNGSGPDVSREGVQRDILPIIEGSTVMSKYGPIKTDHILFIAAGAFHVSKVTDLIPEIQGRFPIRVKLDNLTQDNFKEILTKPQNALIKQYKHLLKTEGVDLIFTDDGISEIAKIAFLVNDQTENIGARRLYTILEELLEEISFDASLYEGKEFTIDRKYVNEKLKHDIEQIDLSKYIL, from the coding sequence ATGAATGAATATACACCTATTGAGATAGTAGAAAAATTAGATAACTACATTATAGGTCAAAAGAAAGCTAAACGTTCAGTAGCAGTTGCACTTAGAAACAGGTATAGAAGAAATAAATTAAATGATGAATTTAAAGAAGAAGTTAAACCTAAGAATATAATTATGGAAGGGCCAACTGGAGTTGGAAAAACAGAAATAGCTAGAAGACTTGCAAGATTAGTAAATGCACCTTTTGTAAAAGTTGAAGCTACTAAATTTACTGAAGTTGGATATGTAGGAAGAGATGTAGAATCTATGGTCAGAGATTTAGTTGAAACATCAATACGATTAGTTAAAAATGAAAAAATTTCTGAAGTATATAATAAAGCAGAAGAATTAGCAGAAAAAAGAATTTTGAAAATATTAATAAATGGACCTGAAAAAAAGAAAGAAAAAAACCAAAATCCTTTTGAAGCTTTCTTTGGTTCAACGAATAATGAAGAAGATAATGATGTTGATAGAAAAGATGATATTGGAGATAGAAAAACTATAAAAAACAAATTGAAAAATAAAGAACTAGAAGATAAATATGTAGAAATATTAGTTGAAGAGACACATTCTCAACCTATAGGAATGATGGGAGCAATGGGGATGGATGATATGAATATGAATGATATATTTTCAGGAATACTACCTAAGAAAAAGAAAAATAGAAAAGTAACTATTAAAGAAGCTAGAAAAATTCTTGCTAATGAAGAAGCACAAAAGATGATTGATATAGATGATATTAATTCTATAGCCATAGAAAAAGCAGAAAATAGTGGTATTATATTTATTGATGAAATTGATAAAATTGCAGCTAGAAATGGATCAGGACCTGATGTTTCTAGAGAAGGAGTCCAAAGAGATATATTACCAATAATAGAAGGTTCTACTGTTATGAGTAAATATGGTCCTATAAAAACAGACCATATTCTGTTTATTGCTGCAGGTGCATTTCATGTTTCTAAGGTTACTGATTTAATTCCTGAAATTCAAGGAAGATTTCCTATAAGAGTAAAACTTGATAATCTTACACAAGATAATTTTAAAGAAATATTAACAAAACCTCAAAATGCTTTAATTAAACAATATAAGCATTTATTGAAAACAGAAGGAGTAGATTTAATATTTACTGATGATGGAATTTCAGAGATAGCAAAGATAGCATTCTTAGTAAATGATCAAACAGAAAATATTGGAGCAAGAAGATTGTATACTATACTTGAAGAATTATTAGAAGAAATTTCTTTTGATGCATCTTTATATGAAGGCAAAGAATTTACTATTGATAGAAAATATGTAAATGAAAAATTAAAACATGATATAGAGCAAATTGATTTATCAAAATATATACTATAA
- the flgB gene encoding flagellar basal body rod protein FlgB, with the protein MLNGVFNNMNLMNTALDGYSKRNEAINNNISNVNTPGYKKNKVSFEENLKEQLNMGNSLKLNTTNSRHIGFKNKQINTDIKITKDNSYSTRNDGNNVNIDVEMANLTKNTMLYNAIARQVSNESKKIRNIIREGR; encoded by the coding sequence TTGTTAAATGGTGTTTTTAATAATATGAATTTAATGAATACAGCTTTAGATGGATATTCAAAAAGAAATGAAGCCATAAACAATAATATATCTAATGTAAATACTCCTGGATATAAAAAAAATAAAGTGAGTTTTGAAGAAAATTTAAAAGAACAATTAAATATGGGTAATAGTTTAAAATTAAATACAACGAATAGTAGGCATATAGGTTTTAAAAATAAGCAAATAAATACAGATATAAAAATAACAAAAGATAATTCTTATTCAACTAGAAATGATGGTAATAATGTAAATATTGATGTTGAAATGGCTAATCTTACAAAAAATACAATGTTATATAATGCTATTGCAAGACAAGTTTCAAATGAATCTAAAAAAATTAGAAATATTATAAGAGAGGGGAGATAA
- the flgC gene encoding flagellar basal body rod protein FlgC — MSLFSSINISSTGMTAERTRMDVISENISNANTTRTSSGTPYKRKLVVFSESKPKFSDVLNDTLSKSNKSNGVKITAIKEDDSPYKVVYEPGHPDANENGYVEMPNVDITKEMVDMISATRAYEANITALNSSKSMFMKALDIGR; from the coding sequence ATGAGCTTATTTAGTTCAATAAACATTAGTTCTACTGGTATGACTGCTGAAAGAACTAGAATGGATGTTATATCAGAGAATATTTCAAATGCAAACACTACAAGGACTAGTAGTGGCACTCCTTATAAAAGAAAATTAGTAGTTTTTAGTGAAAGTAAACCTAAATTTTCTGATGTTTTAAATGATACATTGAGTAAATCAAATAAAAGTAATGGAGTTAAAATAACAGCAATAAAAGAGGATGATTCTCCATATAAAGTTGTTTATGAACCAGGTCATCCAGATGCTAATGAAAATGGTTATGTAGAAATGCCAAATGTAGATATTACTAAAGAAATGGTTGATATGATATCAGCTACACGTGCGTATGAAGCTAATATAACTGCACTAAATTCTTCTAAATCTATGTTTATGAAGGCATTAGATATAGGAAGATAA
- the fliE gene encoding flagellar hook-basal body complex protein FliE, translating to MKIQGLSNTISQSINNLDNNSKSKINFGEFLDQQLSKVNSLQKQDEDYKKMLAIGEVDNIHNAMIATEKADLALQLTLSIENKLMDAYKEIMRMQI from the coding sequence ATGAAAATACAAGGTTTATCAAACACTATTAGTCAATCAATTAACAATTTAGATAATAATTCTAAAAGCAAAATTAATTTTGGGGAATTTTTAGATCAACAGTTAAGTAAAGTTAATTCATTGCAAAAACAAGATGAAGATTATAAAAAGATGCTTGCAATTGGAGAAGTTGATAATATACATAATGCTATGATAGCAACAGAAAAAGCGGATTTAGCCTTGCAATTAACTCTAAGTATAGAAAATAAGCTTATGGATGCTTATAAAGAAATTATGAGAATGCAAATATAA
- the fliF gene encoding flagellar basal-body MS-ring/collar protein FliF, giving the protein MAETIEKAKNQLLDFWSNLEKKNKYKIIIGILLLLIVFTGIIFFITRTEYEILYSDLSKKDAGIITTKLDEQSMDWKFGENETTILVPKENKSKIMIDLASEGLPKEGYSILDALNETSWTMTEYEKKERVKYAVESQISSTISQIEGIEESNVIVDIPEDTNFMNENEISTASVFVTLTDTTPLNNEKVVAIQTLVSSSFKDMTIENVNIIDDSGRSYSDTEENMENYNVTDQLGMKQGFENKLNNSITRFLENLFGSSNVDVRSNVNMNFDSEITNIIEFTPPIEDQTEGLIRSMEKIEEHTVGGISEDPVGTESNVEDTTDYVTDDNASSKYDKASEVINYELNEINRQIKKSPGEVESVTVAILINEKAIDGELTGERQKEIEELIYAATGINTQEVVVSTGEFNKPEVASAPNSNNNLASLPSWSYVLIGSLILGIIIIGILVYRRRNKKDSLEENMSMDSEIDSNEYIEDIDFETEKSQYKSKINDFVKKKPDAVAQLLRSWLNEE; this is encoded by the coding sequence TTGGCTGAAACTATAGAGAAAGCCAAAAATCAATTGTTAGATTTTTGGTCTAATTTGGAAAAAAAGAATAAATATAAGATAATAATTGGAATACTTTTATTATTAATAGTTTTTACAGGAATAATCTTTTTTATTACAAGAACAGAATATGAAATATTATATAGTGATCTTTCTAAAAAAGATGCAGGTATTATAACAACTAAGTTAGATGAACAATCTATGGATTGGAAATTTGGTGAAAATGAAACTACAATACTTGTTCCTAAAGAGAATAAGTCTAAAATAATGATTGATTTAGCATCAGAAGGCTTACCAAAAGAAGGATATAGTATACTTGACGCTTTGAATGAAACAAGTTGGACTATGACAGAGTATGAGAAAAAAGAAAGAGTAAAATATGCTGTAGAAAGTCAGATTTCTTCTACTATTTCTCAAATTGAAGGTATTGAAGAATCAAATGTAATTGTAGATATTCCAGAGGATACTAATTTCATGAATGAAAATGAGATTTCCACTGCTTCTGTTTTTGTTACATTGACTGATACTACACCATTAAATAACGAAAAGGTTGTAGCAATTCAAACTTTAGTTTCAAGTTCTTTTAAAGATATGACAATTGAAAATGTAAATATAATAGATGACTCAGGTAGATCATATTCAGATACTGAAGAAAACATGGAAAATTATAATGTAACTGATCAACTTGGAATGAAACAAGGCTTTGAAAATAAACTAAATAATAGTATAACTAGATTTTTAGAAAACCTTTTTGGAAGTTCTAATGTTGATGTTAGATCAAATGTAAATATGAATTTTGATAGTGAAATTACTAATATTATAGAATTTACCCCACCAATTGAAGATCAAACAGAAGGATTAATTAGAAGTATGGAAAAAATAGAAGAACATACTGTAGGTGGAATTTCTGAAGATCCAGTTGGTACTGAATCTAATGTAGAAGATACTACTGATTATGTAACTGATGATAATGCTTCTTCTAAATATGATAAAGCAAGTGAAGTTATTAACTATGAACTAAATGAAATAAATAGACAAATTAAAAAATCTCCAGGTGAGGTGGAGTCAGTTACTGTTGCAATACTTATAAATGAAAAGGCTATAGATGGTGAGTTGACAGGTGAAAGACAAAAAGAAATAGAAGAATTAATATATGCCGCTACAGGAATTAATACACAAGAAGTTGTAGTTAGTACAGGTGAATTTAATAAACCTGAAGTTGCTAGTGCTCCTAATTCAAATAATAATTTAGCAAGTTTACCTTCATGGTCATATGTTTTAATTGGTTCTTTAATTTTAGGTATAATTATTATTGGAATTTTAGTATATAGGCGTAGAAATAAAAAAGATTCATTAGAGGAAAATATGTCTATGGATAGTGAAATTGATAGTAACGAATATATTGAAGATATAGATTTTGAAACAGAAAAGTCACAATATAAATCTAAAATAAATGACTTTGTAAAGAAAAAACCAGATGCTGTTGCTCAATTATTGAGAAGTTGGCTCAATGAAGAATAG